The following coding sequences are from one Schizosaccharomyces osmophilus chromosome 1, complete sequence window:
- a CDS encoding bifunctional pseudouridylate synthase/pseudouridine kinase, which yields MQNCTGQFRSFFKSGLHYGLSRSRGLGFRLPRSNFSSLTYSKEVSNALSNGLPLVALESTIITHGMPYPENQKMALEVENAVRKSGAVPATIAIIDGKCTIGLEELELQRLAKIGPLARKVSRRDLSYITSQKLNGGTTVASTMILAEKAGIDVFATGGIGGVHRGAETTMDISADLIELGRTRVGVVCAGVKSILDIGKTLEVLETQGVPVVTLGPKNSSFPAFFSRESSFKSPMCLESPEEVAALLYQNMKLNLQCGTLIAVPTPKKCSISYPEMESFIDLSLRKCEEQRIFGKDVTPFLLGQLFHLTKGKSLSTNIDLVLNNARNAASISSSLVSHKQKSSFVPQYKSNTACLGPFSKNAALFSPETRESLGSKNPKVIAIGSVSVDSVLTLEGEHSSELLGTSYPCRTVQSFGGVAHNIAMASSLMGVPTKLISCIGSDSVPTTAIQSYLGKSEIQYKLIEKQDFSSCSYTAVNNRQGSLLLAGADMSIMEQLAYKDLEKALDDSDYICFDGNISSSLMHDIALHKRGGQKIIFEPTSGPKCVKIMDTFENSSIDYITPNLYELNILFEAIKQRGLCDMDKWWATINSYGITSSFYTQIERLSKAADFKDLTENGILQKCLHILPFVKNIIVKLGSKGTLLVSSDEVKGLSINSSSLCTPGKVLIKYYPAPSVIKNCVNASGTGDTFVGVLTALISRNKGMDDAINIAQKAAGMSLQSNASVSEEIKCLVNE from the exons ATGCAGAATTGCACCGGACAATTTAggtccttttttaaaagcgGATTACACTATGGTCTTAGTAGAAGCCGAGGTCTTGGATTCAGGTTGCCAAGGTCCAATTTTTCATCGTTGACATATTCGAAGGAAGTATCGAATGCTCTCTCAAATGGACTTCCTTTAGTTGCTTTAGAATCCACCATTATCACACATGGAATGCCCTATCCTGAGAACCAGAAGATGGCATTGGAAGTCGAAAATGCTGTTAGGAAGTCTGGCGCTGTGCCCGCTACAATTGCCATAATTGACGGAAAGTGTACAATAG gtttggaagaattaGAATTGCAACGTTTGGCCAAGATTGGTCCACTTGCTCGAAAAGTATCTCGTAGAGATCTGAGCTATATTACGTCTCAGAAGCTGAATGGCGGAACCACAGTTGCTTCAACCATGATTTTAGCTGAAAAGGCTGGCATTGATGTTTTTGCAACTGGTGGAATCGGCGGAGTTCACAGAGGTGCTGAAACTACAATGGACATCTCGGCAGATTTGATCGAGTTAGGACGCACCAGAGTGGGTGTTGTGTGTGCTGGCGTTAAAAGCATTTTGGATATTGGCAAAACGCTAGAAGTATTAGAAACACAAGGTGTTCCCGTAGTAACTCTTGGACCCAAAAATTCCTCCTTTcctgcttttttttctcgagaatcttctttcaaaagtcCAATGTGTCTGGAATCTCCCGAAGAAGTTGCGGCTTTGCTTTACCAAAACATGAAACTTAATCTACAGTGTGGTACCCTTATTGCAGTTCCTACTCCAAAAAAATGCTCTATAAGCTATCCAGAAATGGAATCCTTCATCGATTTATCTTTAAGGAAATGCGAAGAACAAAggatttttggaaaagacgTTACTCCCTTTCTTCTTGGCCAACTGTTCCACTTGACCAAAGGAAAGAGTTTAAGCACGAATATCGACTTAGTCTTAAACAATGCAAGAAATGCCGcttctatttcttcatccTTGGTTTCACATAAGCAGAAAAGTTCTTTTGTCCCCCAATATAAATCAAACACAGCTTGTTTGGGGCCTTTTTCGAAAAACGCCGCTTTGTTTTCGCCTGAGACAAGGGAAAGTTTAGGATCCAAAAACCCGAAGGTGATCGCAATTGGTAGTGTATCAGTTGATTCGGTACTTACACTCGAAGGTGAACATTCTTCCGAACTATTGGGTACTTCATATCCTTGTCGTACAGTGCAAAGTTTTGGCGGAGTAGCCCATAATATTGCAATGGCTTCTTCGTTGATGGGAGTTCCTACCAAACTGATTAGCTGCATAGGTAGTGACTCAGTACCTACGACAGCCATTCAAAGTTATCTTGGTAAATCTGAAATACAGTATAAGTTAATTGAGAAACAAGACTTCTCGTCTTGTTCATATACTGCAGTCAATAATCGTCAAGGAAGTCTCCTTCTAGCAGGTGCTGACATGTCAATTATGGAACAATTGGCTTATAAAGATCTTGAAAAAGCTCTCGATGATTCGGATtatatttgttttgatgGAAATATTTCTTCGTCCCTGATGCATGATATTGCACTTCATAAAAGAGGCggtcaaaaaattatattcGAACCGACCAGTGGTCCTAAATGCGTAAAGATAATGGATACGTTTGAAAACTCTTCCATCGATTATATCACACCAAATCTGTATGAGTTGAATATATTATTTGAAGCTATAAAGCAGCGAGGTTTATGTGATATGGACAAATGGTGGGCAACTATTAATTCATATGGAAtaacttcttctttttatacaC AGATTGAAAGATTGTCAAAAGCAGCTGACTTCAAAGACCTGACAGAGAATGGAATTCTACAAAAGTGTCTACATATACTTCCATTtgttaaaaatataattgtTAAATTGGGTTCTAAAGGAACGTTATTGGTAAGCTCCGATGAAGTTAAGGGgctttcaataaattcGAGCAGTCTTTGTACGCCTGGCAAGGTACTCATAAAGTATTACCCTGCCCCGAGTGTAATTAAAAATTGCGTTAACGCAAGT
- the cnp3 gene encoding CENP-C-like protein Cnp3, with the protein MNEGSSVPVKHRENQFFEIGVVGRKTGFTVPQNVKKGADGFDDMDAYFLSDGSIHLEDEQDEPSNQEIVPQNTAPLVSPGVNEQNHDSPVNPLSDLSQERENEPPSSPLLMNSKALRASREFSAPLMASKSLTRSSHLFDEPNDLTYNHTDLSYQKKNNKVVDFSRMKLSPDKNNFEPRRSSEFPNKSAPSNSNPSSSEFSFKEKLPVSKQIQELKRSKAWNSPKKGSEVDEIRIRPTHKALPSISPSKPQVQTARTQTINDIIKEATPLASPQPESDSSDVPISQIPRSSQKVTEVDQENIQPEGTRTEKIMKRRGRPRKQKIEAEKEIDRPSIEEKVEKGIQEEKKRRRGRPRKKDLSPSPDKENVQEDAQDMSDEEPRNEKHENIAEGLRRSNRTRIAPLAFWKNERVVYELQKNKTETPALPEVKNVIRIEDPASQRRKRKKIRSEGRKQGTKEPSPTVPLEEDGNELAPFEEEVNCPVLSWNQKNQKVSEARTIGYALPSVKLYQIRNQQTKFASLFSDPNFFGAGILELPMGAEKPVKPSKHNLMSFCILQGYLEIMVNTTTFRMRREGVFIVPRGNYYSIKNIGHDVARLYYTQAADTLDDERRYNKETAVK; encoded by the exons aTGAATGAAGGGTCCAGTGTCCCAGTAAAACACAGagaaaaccaattttttgaaattggcGTTGTGGGCAG AAAAACTGGATTCACTGTTCCTCAAAATGTCAAAAAAGGAGCTGATGGTTTTGACGACATGGACGCGTATTTCTTGTCGGATGGGTCAATTCATTTGGAAGATGAACAAGATGAGCCATCCAATCAAGAAATTGTCCCACAAAACACTGCACCGCTTGTTTCTCCTGGTGTtaatgaacaaaatcatGATTCACCTGTTAATCCTCTTTCTGATTTGTCTCAAGAACGAGAAAATGAACCTCCGTCTTCACCTTTACTGATGAACTCTAAAGCCTTACGAGCTAGTCGTGAATTTTCTGCGCCATTGATGG CTTCAAAATCGCTCACTCGTTCTTCTCACCTATTTGATGAACCTAATGATCTTACATATAACCATACTGACCTATCctaccaaaagaaaaacaataaagtAGTAGATTTTTCAAGGATGAAGCTATCACCCGATAAAAACAACTTTGAACCTAGAAGAAGTTCAGAGTTTCCGAACAAATCAGCTCCTTCGAATAGCAATCCATCTTCATCAGagttttccttcaaagaaaaactacCTGTTagcaaacaaattcaagaaCTAAAAAGGTCAAAAGCCTGGAACTCTCCAAAGAAAGGTTCCGAAGTGGATGAAATCCGCATTCGACCTACACATAAAGCGCTACCATCAATTTCACCTTCGAAACCCCAAGTACAGACGGCGCGTACCCAGACAATCAATGATATAATCAAGGAAGCAACTCCCTTAGCTTCACCTCAACCTGAATCAGATTCTTCAGATGTACCAATCTCGCAAATACCCCGGTCTTCACAAAAAGTTACCGAAGTTGATCAAGAGAATATACAACCTGAAGGAACTCgtacagaaaaaataatgaaaaggCGAGGGCGACcacgaaaacaaaaaattgaagcagaaaaggaaattgataGACCAagtattgaagaaaaagtcgAAAAGGGAATacaagaagagaagaaacgacgaagaggaagaccaagaaagaaagatttaTCACCTTCACCtgataaagaaaatgttcaAGAAGATGCGCAAGATATGTCTGATGAGGAACCTCGGAATGAAAAGCATGAAAATATTGCTGAGGGTTTGCGGCGATCCAATCGTACCAGGATAGCTCCATTAGccttttggaaaaacgaACGCGTTGTTTATgagcttcaaaaaaataaaacagaaacTCCAGCTTTACCTGAAGTAAAAAATGTCATCCGCATCGAAGATCCTGCCTCGCAACggaggaaaaggaaaaaaattcgaTCCGAAGGGCGCAAACAAGGAACAAAAGAGCCATCACCTACAGTGCCACTGGAAGAAGATGGCAATGAGCTAGCCCcgtttgaagaagaagtgaATTGTCCGGTATTGTCTTGGAACCAAAAAAACCAGAAAGTTTCAGAAGCAAGGACAATTGGATATGCCTTGCCGTCGGTTAAATTATATCAAATTCGGAATCAACAAACTAAGTTTGCGAGTTTATTCAGCGACCCAAACTTTTTTGGGGCAGGGATCCTGGAACTTCCTATGGGCGCAGAAAAACCCGTAAAACCATCCAAACATAACCTTATGTCCTTTTGTATTCTACAAGGGTACTTAGAAATTATGGTTAATACGACAACATTCAGAATGAGAAGGGAAGGAGTATTTATTGTTCCTAGAG GGAATTATTATAGCATAAAAAATATCGGTCATGATGTTGCTCGTTTATATTATACACAAGCAGCCGACACGCTGGACGACGAAAGACGGTataacaaagaaacagcTGTTAAATAA
- the naa35 gene encoding NatC N-acetyltransferase complex subunit Naa35: MEGRSIEIMPDFSFSSLFYGGDTQNQFLRAPAGQDNDKYADKDGYMDCTSSYFNAVHTLKEEELVYHPSFTLLDSISAFEIMDPKMDSGIDYSEKNVDVAKALNPVETLVIMDGIFTAESDWHYGIPMSESILCSKHVFDICKTPTSRVKDMGFSRKKLDTLTDLVLFPYVLGVIKSCDYVRREFLTGNMYDEEDMSSFSYQLSLLETYPVEKIYDLLSEGIQYLDSEIRKDSSTRDLFMNIRTRLQLRVSILHVYERNSIKDIYENLENISHYVPESLNESQLVAETVRENTMKQFWDSRIQAQLIVTAPPRHVPSCNVMDAYKRLQYFANDMKITLRTQSPTSPISILSFCIDTTHSNRVSEPYVRSSLQTFLLASGSVCMIYNPITFFLSCVHQFSCLPSSFYDPESMCLVSGHLNIEIQSELESFVSHFAGFLLDLLRITTHNPCRFRRNLINLLPDCVIGHLQANSIDGKLGALASLDEAMIGKFSDFALHLKFVIVELILTTSFEQDLHKPHEWPYLFSYLNSVFEMHLQHLQQVISRAKPGEFNYNYISYLIDELEAKKSVYFGYFFLSLTLLKYGIFSCPSFFKEEKVILSHFKAHYNPFANLSEMKLISLSRLHINIEYHQSLPKERLLEGTLQSFEESKKSLLKVLKLPMESCQHDLSYDLQTNYLKGLMCCCIANIATLQDLHQNSQKKAKIVNTYGKTLPNLVMH; encoded by the exons ATGGAAGGACGTTCCATTGAAATTATGCCTGattttagtttttcttctttattttatggTGGGGATACTCAAAATCAGTTCTTAAGAGCTCCTGCTGGTCAGGATAATGACAAATATGCTGACAAAGATGGATATATGGACTGTACCTCCAGTTATTTCAACGCTGTTCAtactttaaaagaagaggaaCTTGTTTATCATCCTAGTTTTACCTTACTGGATTCTATCAGTGCATTCGAGATCATGGATCCGAAAATGGATAGTGGAATCGATTACtctgaaaagaatgttgATGTCGCTAAAGCTCTTAATCCTGTTGAAACTCTTGTAATAATGGACGGTATCTTTACAGCTGAAAGTGATTGGCATTATGGTATTCCAATGTCAGAAAGTATACTCTGCAGTAAGCATGTTTTTGATATCTGCAAAACTCCCACCTCCAGAGTTAAGGATATGGGATTTTCCAGAAAAAAGTTAGATACATTAACAGATCTAGTCCTCTTTCCATACGTCCTGGGGGTTATTAAAAGTTGTGATTATGTGCGAAGAGAATTTTTGACTGGTAATATGTATGACGAGGAAGATATGAGCTCCTTTTCCTATCAACTATCCCTTCTAGAAACTTATCCTGTCGAAAAAATTTATGACCTTTTGTCTGAAGGGATTCAGTATCTCGATAGCGAAATCAGGAAGGACTCTAGTACTCGTGACTTATTCATGAATATTCGGACGCGACTTCAACTGCGCGTTTCGATTTTACACGtctatgaaagaaattctataaaagatatttatgaaaatttagaaaatatAAGTCACTATGTTCCCGAATCACTGAATGAGTCACAACTGGTTGCGGAGACTGTTCGGGAAAATACTATGAAGCAATTCTGGGATAGTCGAATACAAGCACAGCTTATTGTCACTGCTCCTCCTCGTCATGTTCCTTCTTGTAATGTAATGGATGCATACAAACGATTACAGTACTTTGCTAATGACATGAAAATTACTCTACGAACTCAGTCGCCAACCTCCCCAATTTCTATCTTGTCATTTTGCATCGATACTACACATTCAAATAGAGTGTCTGAACCATATGTCCGTTCATCATTGcaaacatttcttttggCTAGTGGTAGCGTCTGTATGATTTACAACCCTataactttctttttgtcttgCGTCCATCAATTTTCTTGCCTTCCCTCTTCATTTTATGACCCTGAATCCATGTGCCTAGTGTCCGGACATTTAAATATAGAAATTCAGTCCGAGCTTGAGAGCTTTGTGAGTCATTTTGCTGGCTTTCTATTAGATCTTTTGAGGATTACCACACATAACCCATGCCGATTTCGCCGAAATTTAATCAACTTACTTCCCGACTGCGTAATAGGCCACTTACAAGCAAACAGTATAGACGGAAAGTTAGGTGCACTCGCTTCGCTGGACGAAGCCATGATCGGTAAATTCTCTGATTTTGCTCTTCACCTAAAATTCGTTATTGTGGAGTTAATCCTCACCACCTCTTTTGAGCAAGACCTTCATAAACCTCATGAATGGccgtatttattttcttacTTAAATTCGGTTTTTGAAATGCACTTACAACATCTTCAACAAGTTATAAGCCGAGCAAAGCCTGGCGAATTCAATTACAATTATATAAGCTACTTGATAGATGAActggaagcaaaaaagagcgtttattttggatattttttt TTATCATTGACGTTATTGAAATATGGAATTTTCTCCTGTCCGTCATTCTTTAAGGAAGAGAAAGTAATCTTATCCCACTTCAAAGCTCACTACAATCCGTTTGCAAACCTAAGCgaaatgaaattgataTCCTTGTCTCGATTGCATATAAATATTGAATACCATCAGtctttaccaaaagaaagacttTTGGAAGGAACATTacaatcttttgaagaatcgAAGAAATCCTTATTAAAGGTACTGAAATTACCGATGGAGAGTTGTCAACATGATTTATCCTATGATTTACAAACAAACTATCTAAAAGGTTTAATGTGTTGCTGTATAGCAAATATCGCTACGCTGCAAGatcttcatcaaaattcgcaaaagaaagctaaAATTGTTAACACTTATGGTAAAACTCTGCCAAACTTAGTTATGCATTAG
- the abp2 gene encoding may bind replication origins Abp2, with the protein MNFYTLLPSKLDINADNITEKFCQFCLCCNPWYAGADTRQLATAFNSIPKSEGQKFDIWVLFLLIRQYHQKVISSWSKLVGFLGVERKDEQSTQKIQQYVVRLKRWMNQMHVDAFFDYLLSRPNAYYLEIPESQPQLRCNVNINDDLVIKALRVGVVSHHSNSINVLHASGSPSHWMPSADHNLETDGQSLGFVHDDTDNCPTPHSLLMPTSQNMAVDPVEHNRNHPSNIPSSSLQQSTNVFDSSNEAAQLPRATTHSSRHENSFRDSESVSVADSIDPTNSWQQWPDELRNVASPKESDTLSDSWSRSANVDADNLEQERGLPRKRGRPPGARNKLKQLQSEVSIPVNIDTNWYERFDKLMHAQNTMLRAAFSHAAHLPTEKVNYLLNSYTDEISTYIPTCVPSSRVNSMRNISHTMLALVSSQLEIIEANNDRLIWSVHQGPLSATVCHTFNAEKAPNLQALVEPTILKDAATQRTNSAVNTLGSLDSVSTLKLEIAKLNAELRQKNNEIENLKRKVMNAIFN; encoded by the coding sequence ATGAATTTCTATACTCTTTTACCTTCTAAGCTCGATATCAATGCGGACAACATAACGGAAAAATTTTGCCAGTTCTGTTTATGCTGCAATCCCTGGTATGCAGGAGCCGATACAAGACAACTAGCAACCGCATTCAACTCTATTCCAAAATCCGAGGGCCAAAAGTTTGATATCTGGGTCTTGTTTCTGTTAATTCGGCAATACCATCAGAAAGTGATCAGCTCCTGGTCTAAACTGGTTGGTTTCTTGGGTGTTGAAAGAAAGGATGAGCAATCCACTCAAAAAATTCAGCAGTATGTTGTTCGTTTGAAGCGATGGATGAATCAAATGCATGTGGACGCCTTCTTTGATTATCTTCTGAGCCGACCCAATGCATATTATTTAGAAATTCCGGAAAGCCAACCTCAATTACGATGTAATGTTAATATAAATGATGACTTGGTTATTAAAGCGTTGCGTGTTGGTGTGGTTTCTCACCATAGCAATTCGATCAATGTACTGCACGCTTCAGGTTCTCCGTCCCACTGGATGCCTTCGGCGGATCACAATTTAGAAACCGATGGCCAAAGCCTGGGATTCGTTCATGATGATACTGACAATTGCCCGACTCCTCATTCGCTTTTAATGCCTACCTCACAAAACATGGCGGTGGATCCCGTCGAACATAATCGAAACCATCCTTCAAATATTCCCAGTTCGTCACTTCAGCAAAGTACGAATGTATTTGATTCATCAAATGAAGCAGCACAACTGCCAAGGGCGACAACTCATTCCAGCAGACATGAAAACTCTTTCCGCGATTCAGAATCAGTATCCGTTGCCGACTCAATAGACCCCACCAACAGTTGGCAGCAATGGCCAGACGAGTTGCGAAACGTTGCTtctccaaaagaaagcgaCACCCTAAGTGACTCTTGGTCTCGGTCTGCAAATGTTGATGCTGATAATCTTGAGCAAGAAAGAGGGCTTCCACGAAAACGAGGGCGTCCTCCAGGCGCTAGGaacaaattaaaacaaTTGCAATCCGAAGTATCAATTCCAGTAAACATAGATACCAACTGGTACGAACGGTTTGACAAATTAATGCATGCTCAAAATACTATGCTACGGGCTGCATTCTCACACGCAGCTCATTTACCAACGGAAAAGGTTAATTACTTACTCAATAGCTATACAGATGAAATTTCTACTTACATACCCACATGTGTTCCATCCTCAAGGGTTAACAGCATGAGGAACATTTCTCATACTATGCTAGCTCTCGTTTCCTCACAGCTTGAAATTATTGAAGCTAATAATGATAGACTTATATGGTCTGTTCACCAGGGACCCCTTAGTGCGACCGTATGCCATACTTTCAACGCCGAAAAAGCTCCAAATTTACAAGCCTTGGTAGAGCCTACTATCTTAAAAGATGCTGCCACTCAAAGGACAAACTCTGCTGTAAATACATTAGGATCCCTGGATTCGGTATCAACATTGAAGCTGGAAATCGCAAAATTGAATGCCGAGTTACgccaaaaaaacaatgaaatcgAAAACCTGAAACGGAAAGTTATGAATGCTATTTTTAATTAG
- the prp24 gene encoding RNA-binding protein Prp24 yields MNTSGNLEHGDSNMEMDTAMVSESKPSLVSELLEFTLQHPYNYEGHVKLVEELKQHGLKDDLHAARKRFQSLFPLSEDIWIEYLEDEKAVCNTLEDYERIVGLFESAVTDYLSIRLWQLYLEFLLTLVDPSTFSSENAELQDVVSLQDVYTLFKRAYEICKYHFNQSQKIWEQFLEFLEETGENLFESGQTITLRDRMYEFYIERLEIPHSQIEETFSSFSSFVTKNWSQEEYEVIMSNTNKIYETNLSKHKKIYDNELQLSASNHSLECYMDLLNSESRRSTSIHQYVATLYERAISFYPLVGDLWLEYLAWVSKPDFPPQAYAIAERSVRNCPFVGKLWAIKLLYMIVAGLSNSAIHQEKETCLQMDLFSGFDEYCAFFSEYLKLCIYISSNELDPTLYIKNEIEAIENFMHHHFPGLRDHNMRIESAKINLLISLNDYESVEASWIRLQKDFHKSAKFWILRYAATLRYNPELAIDTLRKGLYKDLDNPMLLFQFYESVVTLNHDCFTSISQFYDFTQAKSLYVKRSLTSHLQNQELTFSTEVQEKAVSSPDRAKKRKPEDDESLLKKSRLPEKHRNREEFTILVSNLPDDISEKDLQQFFRDCGKILQIFIYDDKDGKKLAQVEFSETSEVLAAKTKDIKQIKGHEISVQVHVDTTLYVTNFPPTFDENKMTDLFTKYGRVVQIRFPSLKYDTNRRFCYIQMSTPEEAYHALQLHSKVFENRYELKVFISDPNKSGARSGAVYEKRELYLTNVDFSVNESQVLEFFLNYGTVESVRLPSKASTKGHMGFGYVIMSSSSEAENALNAAGKVLGKRVLNVVISQPKKAISKEKSTKDKRPAFTKMLNKDATDSTSPPMSLNQVHSKSLGIVNVDQTVNEARLRSVFEPHGEIFRVVLHPEHEGAIVEYVDIHNAGKAALAVEGMKLSGRELHVTTVNEMMHNSPEYNQTFVPKLRPRKAGARLGIQKFQNSANQADTQKESKNDEDDTMQIDPPKTNDDFRRFLFKGT; encoded by the exons ATGAATACATCAGGGAACTTGGAGCATGGAGATTCAAACATGGAAATGGATACAGCGATGGTTTCAGAATCGAAACCTTCCCTTGTTTCTGAATTACTCGAATTCACACTTCAACATCCTTACAACTATGAAGGGCACGTGAAACTCGTAGAAGAACTCAAACAACATGGACTAAAAGATGATTTGCATGCCGCAAGAAAACGATTTCAAAGCCTATTTCCTCTCTCAGAAG ATATATGGATTGAATACTTGGAAGACGAAAAGGCAGTGTGCAATACCCTAGAAGACTACGAACGAATTGTCGGTTTGTTTGAAAGTGCAGTGACAGACTATCTTTCGATTCGTCTTTGGCAACTATATTTAGAGTTTTTATTAACACTCGTCGACCCAAGCacattttcttctgaaaATGCCGAGCTGCAAGACGTGGTTTCTCTGCAAGATGTCTACACCTTATTTAAGAGAGCATATGAAATATGCAAATACCATTTTAATCAG AGCCAAAAAATTTGGGAACAATTTTTGGAGTTTCTTGAAGAAACTGGTGAAAACCTATTTGAATCCGGCCAAACAATAACGTTGCGAGATAGAATGTACGAATTTTATATTGAAAGATTAGAAATACCCCACAGTCAGATCGAGGAAACATTCTCATCATTTTCGTCTTTCGTTACCAAAAATTGGTCACAAGAAGAATACGAAGTCATTATGTCGAACACgaataaaatatatgaGACGAACCTGTCGAAACATAAGAAAATATATGATAACGAATTGCAATTGAGTGCTTCTAATCATTCCTTAGAATGCTACATGGACCTCCTTAATTCTGAATCTAGACGAAGCACCTCTATTCATCAATATGTTGCTACACTTTATGAAAGAGCTATAAGCTTCTACCCTCTTGTAGGTGATCTATGGCTTGAGTACTTGGCTTGGGTGAGCAAACCTGACTTTCCTCCTCAGGCTTATGCTATTGCAGAGCGTTCTGTTCGAAATTGCCCTTTTGTAGGGAAATTATGGGCCATAAAGCTTCTATACATGATTGTTGCTGGATTGTCTAATAGTGCAATTCACcaagagaaagaaacatgTTTACAGAtggatttgttttctggATTTGATGAATACTGTGCCTTTTTCTCTGAATATCTTAAACtttgtatatatatttccTCTAATGAACTAGACCCTACGCTTTATATCAAAAATGAGATTGAAGCCATCGAGAACTTCATGCACCATCATTTTCCCGGGCTTCGAGATCATAATATGCGGATAGAAAGTGCCAAAATTAATTTACTTATTTCTCTAAATGATTATGAGAGTGTCGAAGCTAGTTGGATTAGACTTCAGAAAGATTTCCATAAGAGCGCAAAGTTTTGGATTCTTAGATATGCAGCTACATTACGATACAACCCAGAGCTAGCCATTGACACTTTGAGAAAAGGTCTGTATAAGGATCTCGACAATCCCATGCTATTGTTTCAATTTTATGAATCGGTTGTAACACTTAATCATGATTGTTTTACCTCAATTTCTCAGTTCTATGATTTTACGCAAGCGAAAAGTTTATATGTCAAGAGGAGCCTTACTTCTCATTTACAAAACCAAGAACTGACATTCTCAACGGAAGTTCAAGAAAAGGCAGTTAGTTCACCTGATCGTGCCAAGAAGCGGAAGCCTGAGGATGACGAAagtttgttgaaaaaatcaagatTACCAGAAAAACATCGGAACAGAGAAGAATTCACTATTTTAGTTAGTAATCTTCCAGATGATATTAGCGAGAAGGATTTGCAGCAATTTTTTAGAGACTGCGGCAAGATTTTACAGATATTTATCTATGATGACAAAGATGGGAAAAAGTTAGCACAGGTTGAGTTTTCCGAAACCAGTGAGGTTCTTGCTGCTAAGACTAAAGATATCAAACAGATCAAAGGACATGAAATTTCTGTTCAAGTTCATGTTGATACCACCCTTTATGTTACAAATTTTCCGCCTACGTTcgatgaaaataaaatgacGGATCTTTTCACGAAGTACGGCCGTGTTGTACAAATTCGGTTTCCAAGTTTAAAATACGACACAAACCGGCGTTTCTGCTATATTCAAATGAGCACACCGGAAGAAGCCTACCATGCATTACAATTACACTCAAAAGTGTTCGAAAATCGTTACGAGTTGAAGGTTTTTATTTCAGACCCCAACAAAAGCGGAGCTAGAAGTGGGGCTGTGTACGAAAAAAGAGAGCTTTATTTGACCAACGTCGACTTTAGTGTTAATGAAAGTCAAGTCCTTGAGTTTTTCCTAAACTATGGCACCGTTGAAAGTGTTCGATTACCTTCAAAAGCTTCCACAAAAGGCCACATGGGGTTCGGCTATGTGATCATGTCTTCTAGTTCCGAAGCCGAGAATGCTTTAAATGCTGCCGGAAAGGTCCTAGGAAAGAGAGTTTTGAACGTTGTAATTTCCCAGCCCAAGAAAGCTAtcagcaaagaaaaatctaCTAAAGATAAGCGACCAGCGTTTACTAAAATGCTTAATAAGGATGCAACCGATAGTACTAGTCCACCGATGTCACTTAATCAGGTTCATAGTAAAAGCCTAGGAATAGTTAACGTCGATCAAACGGTCAATGAAGCAAGATTGAGGTCGGTATTCGAGCCACATGGAGAAATTTTTAGAGTCGTTCTACATCCTGAGCACGAAGGTGCAATTGTTGAATACGTTGACATACATAATGCTGGTAAAGCGGCACTTGCCGTGGAGGGTATGAAATTGAGTGGTCGAGAATTACACGTAACAACGGTGAACGAAATGATGCATAACAGTCCGGAATATAACCAAACATTCGTCCCTAAACTACGTCCACGGAAGGCTGGCGCTAGATTAggcattcaaaaattccaGAATTCAGCAAATCAAGCTGACACTCAAAAAGAGTCAAAGAATGACGAAGACGACACTATGCAGATTGATCCTCCTAAGACCAATGATGATTTTCGACGATTTCTATTTAAAGGCACGTGA